One Patescibacteria group bacterium genomic region harbors:
- the ftsE gene encoding cell division ATP-binding protein FtsE, which translates to MIQFNRVTKHYGTVRALDGASFTILPREFVSLVGPSGAGKSTVIRLLTCEDYPTFGQITIDGKDIHLLKKSYIPYYRRQIGVVYQDFKLLQNKTVFENVAFALEVTGATDDAIKTETMKILELVGLKNKAKSFPNELSGGEAQRVAIARALVLHPRLLIADEPTGNLDPQNAWEIAQLLLKINRLGTTVILATHNRDIVDAIGKRVISLKNGKLISDKRHGKYKLN; encoded by the coding sequence ATGATTCAATTTAATCGAGTAACCAAACATTACGGGACAGTCCGAGCTCTCGATGGGGCGAGTTTTACTATTCTGCCTCGAGAATTTGTGAGCTTAGTCGGTCCTTCCGGGGCAGGTAAGTCCACGGTCATTCGCTTGCTGACTTGTGAAGATTATCCTACATTTGGTCAAATTACTATCGATGGTAAGGACATCCATTTGTTAAAAAAATCCTACATTCCGTATTATCGGCGCCAAATTGGAGTAGTTTACCAAGACTTTAAACTATTACAGAACAAAACTGTTTTTGAAAATGTGGCTTTTGCGTTAGAAGTCACCGGGGCGACTGATGATGCCATCAAAACAGAAACCATGAAGATCCTCGAATTGGTCGGGTTGAAAAATAAAGCCAAGAGTTTTCCTAATGAACTTTCTGGCGGTGAAGCACAGCGCGTAGCCATTGCCCGAGCCCTCGTCTTACATCCGCGATTGTTGATTGCCGACGAACCGACGGGGAATCTAGACCCGCAAAATGCCTGGGAAATTGCTCAATTGTTGCTAAAGATTAATCGGTTAGGTACAACAGTTATTCTGGCCACTCATAACCGAGATATTGTGGATGCTATCGGAAAGCGGGTGATCTCACTCAAGAATGGTAAGTTAATTAGCGACAAGCGACACGGTAAATATAAATTAAATTAA
- a CDS encoding peptidoglycan DD-metalloendopeptidase family protein — protein sequence MSKLNHKILTFLIIFLVSQAFPAQADLLSDKQQELKNLQKKITEQEDVLAKIRKQKLTLNNQIKLLDQQIEAARLALAEIDTEVVTIGLEKTAINHELVDLEEQALARRLDLKEAIRASYMQSQDSVIEILLSSDSLAGFLTQVEYVDTLQNKITNNLQALEGIKQNLATKKGLLEDKNVRLLEIRQKRVIEENSLGIQANAKEQIMKDLKLSESEYQSKLTEARAEETAINNDIAALLRQLPKTAPVGELQLVWPIPYRRITATFRDADYARTFGLPHNAIDIACPQGTPIKAPADGTVATIKNGGARGLSYMVINHTNGLATVYMHLSGFAVSIGANVVRGQTIGYTGGTPGTPGAGWLTTGPHLHLEVWYKDQPRNPLAYLID from the coding sequence ATGTCTAAACTAAATCATAAAATATTAACATTTTTGATCATATTTCTGGTTAGCCAGGCTTTTCCGGCGCAGGCTGATTTGTTATCGGACAAACAGCAAGAATTAAAAAATCTGCAGAAAAAAATCACCGAACAAGAAGATGTCTTGGCTAAAATTCGTAAACAAAAGCTGACTCTGAATAACCAGATAAAACTGCTGGACCAACAAATTGAAGCGGCGCGACTAGCTTTGGCAGAGATTGATACCGAAGTGGTTACCATCGGTCTAGAGAAAACTGCGATCAATCATGAATTGGTTGATTTAGAGGAACAGGCTTTGGCGCGGCGGCTAGATCTTAAAGAAGCCATCCGAGCTTCTTATATGCAGAGCCAGGATAGCGTGATCGAAATTTTGTTGAGCTCAGACAGTTTAGCAGGGTTTTTAACCCAAGTAGAATATGTCGACACTTTGCAAAATAAGATTACTAACAATCTCCAAGCCTTAGAAGGCATTAAACAAAATTTAGCTACTAAAAAAGGCTTGTTAGAAGATAAAAATGTTCGATTACTGGAAATTAGGCAAAAACGGGTAATAGAAGAAAACAGCTTGGGTATTCAGGCTAATGCTAAAGAGCAGATTATGAAAGATCTCAAGCTGAGCGAATCGGAATATCAAAGCAAATTAACTGAGGCCCGAGCAGAAGAAACCGCTATCAATAACGATATTGCCGCCTTGCTACGCCAATTGCCCAAGACAGCTCCGGTGGGAGAACTGCAGCTGGTTTGGCCAATTCCTTACAGAAGAATTACGGCGACGTTTCGAGATGCTGACTATGCCCGAACCTTTGGCTTGCCCCATAATGCGATAGATATTGCTTGCCCGCAGGGAACGCCGATTAAAGCTCCAGCTGACGGCACGGTAGCTACCATTAAAAATGGAGGAGCTCGCGGTTTAAGTTATATGGTAATCAACCATACTAACGGCCTAGCCACGGTTTATATGCATTTGTCGGGGTTTGCGGTTAGTATTGGCGCTAATGTAGTCAGGGGGCAGACAATTGGGTATACTGGCGGTACGCCTGGCACGCCAG
- a CDS encoding ABC transporter ATP-binding protein, producing MPTTAKNNISDANKKSNYWRDFSAISRAARITIRRYWRASPWYAAGYLLCALIVSVLPIITAWYTGRLVDELITAYQTPDVLFSWNLTIIVAGLFIFSSLIGQINNYFNINVFYKFSLMLEQDVNTKFAYLDDEYYEDPETNNLIQKVKENYGGAPVRFINNLHNLMRYSVQIISSIGVVIVFSPILVGLMILATLPQFINGIVCGRQKWSIWAAKGEVRRDYSNSRMYINTIPLVQETRVYRIREFLIKRVTRLLHVFQQAQLRVENKRIWLGSMLELLSGGSFAAALLFLVNNVLRGVISVGKFSFYLSAIRQTQSALAGFFQASSIIYEDGLYMVDVYNFLQLQPKIIPGKIKLPSTISAPLIEFKNISFKYPSSQVSVLKNFNLTIQPGEHLAIVGENGAGKTTLIKLLLRFYDVDAGQILINGHDITKLDLDSWYKLVGVLFQEFNHYHFDAKTNIEMGDIHKPKRSMDAVIAAAKASGAHSFIEQYPHGYKQILSRAFKEGTRPSVGQWQRIALARAFFKNAPSLILDEPTSAIDPRAEFEIFERLFEFTKGKTVIIISHRFSTVRNAQRIIVLDQGKIIEEGSHESLMQKEGSKYKLAFELQRKGYV from the coding sequence ATGCCAACAACTGCAAAAAACAACATTAGTGATGCTAATAAAAAGAGTAACTATTGGCGGGATTTCTCGGCTATTAGTCGGGCTGCTCGTATAACCATCCGCCGCTATTGGCGAGCCAGCCCTTGGTATGCTGCTGGCTACCTTCTATGTGCGCTGATCGTATCAGTGCTACCAATAATTACAGCCTGGTATACCGGCCGACTAGTAGATGAATTGATCACTGCTTATCAAACTCCTGACGTTTTATTTAGTTGGAATTTGACTATCATAGTAGCTGGATTGTTTATATTTAGCAGCTTAATCGGCCAGATTAATAATTATTTTAATATCAATGTTTTCTATAAGTTTTCTTTAATGCTGGAACAGGACGTCAATACTAAGTTCGCTTATCTGGATGACGAATACTATGAAGATCCCGAAACCAACAATTTGATTCAAAAGGTAAAGGAAAATTACGGTGGCGCTCCCGTTAGATTCATCAACAATCTGCACAACCTAATGCGCTATTCAGTCCAGATCATCTCTTCAATCGGAGTAGTAATCGTATTTTCTCCTATTTTGGTTGGTCTGATGATATTGGCCACTCTCCCGCAATTTATTAATGGTATTGTCTGTGGTCGTCAAAAGTGGAGTATTTGGGCAGCCAAAGGGGAAGTGCGTCGCGATTATAGTAATTCTAGAATGTATATTAATACAATTCCTTTAGTGCAAGAAACTCGGGTATACCGGATTCGTGAATTTTTAATCAAGCGAGTTACCCGCTTACTACATGTTTTTCAACAGGCTCAATTACGCGTAGAAAATAAGCGGATTTGGTTGGGATCTATGCTGGAACTTTTATCGGGTGGGTCTTTCGCAGCCGCATTATTATTTTTGGTTAATAATGTTTTGCGCGGAGTTATTTCAGTTGGTAAATTTAGTTTCTATCTATCCGCTATTCGTCAGACACAAAGCGCTTTAGCGGGATTTTTCCAGGCATCCTCTATAATTTACGAGGATGGTTTATATATGGTAGATGTTTACAATTTCCTTCAACTGCAACCCAAGATCATTCCCGGTAAAATTAAACTGCCGTCAACGATTTCTGCGCCCCTGATCGAGTTTAAGAACATCTCTTTTAAATATCCTTCTAGTCAGGTGTCAGTGCTGAAAAACTTTAATTTAACTATCCAGCCCGGGGAACATCTGGCTATAGTTGGTGAGAATGGAGCAGGAAAAACTACTCTCATCAAGTTATTACTGAGGTTTTATGACGTTGATGCGGGACAGATCCTGATAAATGGCCACGATATCACCAAGCTAGACCTAGACAGTTGGTATAAATTAGTCGGCGTATTATTCCAGGAATTTAATCATTATCATTTCGATGCAAAAACCAATATCGAAATGGGCGATATTCATAAACCAAAACGGTCGATGGACGCGGTCATTGCTGCGGCCAAGGCTTCCGGCGCCCATAGTTTCATTGAGCAATATCCGCATGGATATAAACAAATTTTAAGCCGGGCATTTAAAGAAGGCACTCGCCCATCGGTCGGCCAATGGCAACGCATTGCTTTAGCCCGAGCTTTTTTTAAGAACGCCCCTTCGCTGATATTAGACGAACCAACTTCGGCGATTGATCCCAGGGCGGAGTTTGAGATATTTGAGCGACTATTTGAGTTTACTAAAGGAAAAACAGTGATAATCATCTCTCATCGATTTTCGACCGTGCGAAATGCTCAGCGCATTATTGTTTTAGACCAAGGTAAGATTATTGAAGAAGGTAGTCACGAGAGTTTAATGCAAAAAGAGGGGAGTAAATATAAGCTAGCTTTTGAGCTTCAAAGAAAAGGTTATGTCTAA
- a CDS encoding permease-like cell division protein FtsX — MQIFLRIIRTAWHGFWRNGWLSLVAIFIMMQVLLLVGMFLTINLGVNKAIQSINERIDVAIFFKDYVPEADILSFQEKIKNISDIKEVKFISREQALASYTASNQSNKQLLDAIGNDPDFFPASLEIKTTDPAKLETIESQIKAQDQNSIISKTSLEKNKALISKLRKINLLLAWGDLGISFILMIIALLIIFNTIRITIFTRKEEIEIMKLVGATDWYIRWPLILEGVLYGIIGAVLAFLLTLGVYQGVSLALGSQYWSLQTLTGTTNLFTYAFAAKLFIFQLFFGVLVGSISSYLSTKRYLRV; from the coding sequence ATGCAAATATTTTTGCGCATTATTAGAACGGCTTGGCATGGTTTTTGGCGCAACGGCTGGTTAAGCTTGGTGGCGATCTTTATCATGATGCAGGTTTTGTTATTAGTCGGGATGTTTCTGACTATCAATCTGGGCGTAAATAAAGCCATCCAATCGATCAATGAACGGATTGATGTCGCTATCTTCTTTAAAGATTATGTACCAGAGGCGGACATATTAAGTTTTCAGGAAAAAATTAAAAATATTTCCGATATCAAAGAAGTTAAATTTATTTCTCGTGAACAGGCTCTCGCCAGCTATACCGCTAGTAACCAAAGCAATAAACAATTACTGGATGCCATCGGGAATGATCCGGATTTCTTCCCGGCGAGTTTGGAAATCAAAACTACTGATCCGGCTAAATTAGAAACGATCGAGAGTCAGATCAAGGCACAGGATCAAAATAGCATTATTTCTAAGACGAGCTTAGAAAAAAATAAAGCGCTCATTAGTAAATTGCGAAAGATCAACCTCTTGTTGGCCTGGGGGGATTTGGGTATCAGTTTTATTTTGATGATTATTGCTCTGCTGATCATTTTTAACACTATCAGAATCACAATTTTCACACGCAAGGAAGAAATCGAAATCATGAAGCTAGTCGGGGCAACTGATTGGTATATTCGCTGGCCGCTGATTTTAGAGGGGGTGCTCTATGGCATTATCGGGGCTGTGTTAGCTTTTCTCCTGACTCTGGGGGTTTATCAGGGGGTATCCTTAGCTCTCGGTAGTCAGTATTGGTCGTTGCAGACTTTGACGGGCACCACCAATCTGTTTACATACGCGTTTGCGGCGAAATTATTTATTTTCCAGTTGTTTTTCGGAGTGTTGGTCGGCTCCATCAGCAGCTATTTATCTACTAAAAGATATTTAAGAGTTTAG